The stretch of DNA AAGCTGCGAATAAAGCGTATACAGAAACTTTTGGAGTTCCCGCAATTCCAGTTCGTTCAGGAGGAAGTATTCCAATTGTGGCGTTATTTGAGAAGGAATTAAAGAGTAAAACCATTTTAATGGGATTTGGGTTAGACAGTGATGCAATTCACTCTCCAAACGAACATTTTGGAGTTTTCAATTATTTAAAAGGAATTGAAACGATTCCATTATTCTATAAGTATTTTACTGAAATGAGCAAATAATAAAAATCCCGATGTAAATCGGGATTTTTTGTTTGTTGTCAGTTATTATATGTTTAATACTTATCTCATACATATCCCGTACATATCCCGTACATATCCCATGTAAGACTTATAAAAGACATTAATGAATATCTTTATCTTTTTCTAATAAAGTAAAATCCATTCATTATGAGCAAAATAATTCCATTCGGCTTTTGCCATGTCATAGTTGGGATCGATTAAAACTTGTTTAGGTTTGTCATTAATGGAGTTTTTACAATCTATGTAAATTGAGATGTTTTTTCCTTCGTATTCTTTTTTAATTCTCTGGCAGTATTGCCAAATAAAATCAGGTTTTACTGCTAATTGTTTTGCTTGAATGTAGGTTAAATTTTTAAGATAATCGTATTGAAATTCTTTTTGGGTTTCATTATCAACGATTTTAATTTTAATATCACCAGTTCTTTCACGCAGCATTACACGCCAACTTAATCGATGCCCTTCTTCTGACCATAATACATCGCCTTTTATTAAATAATGTCTCAATGGTAATAGAAGTTGAAGTATTAAAAATGGTAAAGCAAAATAATAGACCAATTTCTTACTTGAATCATTTGTTGTGTTAACAATTTCATTTTCTTCTTTAAAGAATAACTTTCTTATTTTTTTGGGTTCGAAAAAAAACACTGAAAAACTTAATGCTATGTATGGAAAAATGCCAATTCGCAACGTGTAAGAATCGAATAAAATACCCGCATAAGCAAATGAAAGGTAAAACCATTTTTGAGAAAATAATTCTAAAAAATTAGGTCTTGATGTAATTCTTTGAAGTAAGATTTTTGCAAATGCTCCGTCTAGCCAATCAGGATAAAATTTTGCAAATGCGGCATAAGTATAAACAATACCAATTAATGAGATAAAGAAGAATATTATCCATTGAGGAATTGTGGTGGCTTTTTTTACATAACCCAATTTTACATCTAAAGATTTTTCTTGATTTGCAGGTAAGAAAATCATTATAGAACTAATTACCAATAGTAAATAATAATGATTGTAATAAACATCTTTTTGCATGAAGTAAACTCCACTAAGTAAAATGGTAAAAAGTATAATATTAAATCGATATCTAAAACCTAACATGATGCCAATTCCAGTTAAGC from Flavobacterium haoranii encodes:
- a CDS encoding HTTM domain-containing protein; the protein is MNKLLFKNIDGVALIIFRILLGFLITCESLMAIFHGWIEAILIQPKFTFNFIGFDWLQPLPGNGMYFYFGLIGLTGIGIMLGFRYRFNIILFTILLSGVYFMQKDVYYNHYYLLLVISSIMIFLPANQEKSLDVKLGYVKKATTIPQWIIFFFISLIGIVYTYAAFAKFYPDWLDGAFAKILLQRITSRPNFLELFSQKWFYLSFAYAGILFDSYTLRIGIFPYIALSFSVFFFEPKKIRKLFFKEENEIVNTTNDSSKKLVYYFALPFLILQLLLPLRHYLIKGDVLWSEEGHRLSWRVMLRERTGDIKIKIVDNETQKEFQYDYLKNLTYIQAKQLAVKPDFIWQYCQRIKKEYEGKNISIYIDCKNSINDKPKQVLIDPNYDMAKAEWNYFAHNEWILLY